The Deinococcus aquaedulcis genome window below encodes:
- a CDS encoding tetratricopeptide repeat protein, with the protein MRALTLLLALSAAPVPALAQTSPAPSPAPQPPVVQTPLTQTQGAAQAAAEARDLVTRARAAYPKGSANIDQPLWKQAAAAAERAVQAAPTNPDYLRLRAQIYTEVGFWRQAELAWQAYFQAAPNAAQTDAREAATVQYNLGYAAFTRGQLDQAAAFFARCLTLDANNGLCASWAARTALEQGNFAQAQTLYDRALALKPGDAGLTYFRRLAGKAAQYGPDATRAFSRAYADLEGGRRPQALVGFQEAARRAPTFAEAHREAGRLALALGDLGAAQAAYTALGALPGATDADRYNLGLVQEAGQYGLQAVQTFRAAYARYAAGDSAGAEAGFTAATTQNPRYAKAWAWLGRVRFEAGNFAGAAEAYTQAVKLDPTDKSSAYQLRLAEQKK; encoded by the coding sequence ATGCGAGCCCTGACCCTGCTACTGGCCCTGAGCGCGGCTCCCGTGCCGGCCCTGGCCCAGACCTCTCCCGCCCCCAGCCCCGCGCCGCAGCCCCCGGTGGTGCAGACCCCACTGACCCAAACCCAGGGCGCCGCGCAGGCCGCTGCCGAGGCCCGCGATCTGGTCACGCGGGCCCGCGCGGCTTACCCGAAGGGCAGCGCCAATATTGACCAGCCGTTGTGGAAGCAGGCCGCCGCCGCCGCCGAGCGGGCCGTGCAGGCCGCCCCCACCAATCCCGACTACCTGCGGTTGCGCGCCCAGATCTACACCGAGGTGGGCTTCTGGCGGCAGGCCGAGCTGGCGTGGCAGGCGTATTTTCAGGCGGCCCCCAACGCCGCACAAACCGACGCCCGCGAAGCCGCCACCGTGCAGTACAACCTGGGTTACGCCGCCTTCACCCGGGGCCAGCTGGACCAGGCCGCCGCCTTTTTCGCCCGCTGCCTGACGCTGGATGCGAACAATGGTCTCTGTGCCTCGTGGGCCGCGCGCACGGCGCTGGAGCAGGGTAACTTTGCCCAGGCCCAGACCCTGTATGACCGCGCGCTGGCCCTGAAACCTGGCGACGCTGGCCTCACCTATTTCCGCCGCCTTGCCGGCAAGGCGGCCCAGTACGGCCCGGACGCCACCCGCGCTTTCAGCCGCGCCTATGCGGACCTGGAAGGCGGGCGGCGCCCCCAGGCCCTGGTCGGGTTTCAGGAGGCCGCCCGCCGCGCCCCCACCTTTGCCGAGGCGCACCGTGAAGCCGGCCGCCTCGCGCTGGCGCTGGGCGACCTGGGCGCCGCGCAGGCCGCGTATACCGCACTGGGTGCCCTGCCCGGGGCCACCGACGCTGACCGCTACAACCTGGGGCTGGTGCAGGAAGCCGGGCAATACGGCCTGCAGGCGGTGCAGACCTTCCGGGCCGCCTACGCGCGCTACGCCGCTGGGGACAGCGCTGGCGCCGAGGCAGGATTCACGGCCGCCACCACGCAGAATCCCAGATACGCCAAGGCCTGGGCGTGGCTGGGCCGCGTGCGCTTTGAAGCTGGGAACTTTGCGGGCGCCGCCGAGGCCTACACCCAGGCCGTGAAGCTGGACCCCACCGACAAGAGCAGTGCCTACCAGCTGCGCCTAGCCGAGCAGAAGAAATAA
- the fmt gene encoding methionyl-tRNA formyltransferase yields the protein MSTPRVAFFGSPAFALPVLDAIRAQFEVVLVAAQPDKPVGRGLKLTPPPVAAHAAALGLPLAQPRKLRGNAAFAAQLRDSGADVAVTCAYGKLLPGSLLAVPRFGFLNTHTSLLPAYRGAAPIQWALIRGETVTGTTIMQTDEGMDTGPILLQEALPIAPDWTSVELAEALSTQAARLIVQALGQLGSLSPTPQDHAQATHAPMLVKEDGFVRWTDGAQAVVDRFRGVAAWPQTTAFLGGARLKLGGLGVAGGQGRPGEVLAVTNEGLTVACGEGAVTVATVQPEARKAQPAALWAQAAGAGPGTRFDLWQPPAP from the coding sequence TTGAGCACGCCGCGCGTGGCCTTTTTCGGCTCGCCCGCCTTTGCCCTCCCGGTGCTGGACGCCATCCGTGCCCAGTTCGAGGTGGTGCTGGTGGCGGCGCAGCCCGACAAGCCGGTGGGCCGGGGCCTGAAACTCACCCCGCCCCCGGTGGCCGCCCACGCCGCCGCCCTGGGACTGCCGCTGGCCCAGCCACGCAAACTGCGGGGCAACGCGGCCTTTGCAGCGCAGCTGCGGGACTCGGGGGCCGATGTGGCCGTGACCTGCGCCTACGGCAAACTTCTGCCGGGTTCGCTGCTGGCCGTGCCGCGCTTTGGCTTTTTGAACACCCACACCAGCCTGCTGCCCGCCTACCGGGGCGCGGCGCCGATTCAGTGGGCCCTGATTCGCGGCGAAACGGTCACCGGCACCACCATCATGCAAACCGATGAAGGCATGGACACCGGCCCCATCCTGCTGCAGGAGGCGCTGCCCATTGCCCCGGACTGGACCAGCGTGGAACTGGCCGAGGCCCTGAGCACCCAGGCCGCGCGCCTGATTGTGCAGGCGCTAGGGCAGCTGGGCAGCCTCTCCCCTACCCCGCAGGATCACGCCCAGGCCACACACGCGCCCATGCTGGTCAAGGAAGACGGCTTCGTGCGCTGGACCGACGGCGCGCAGGCCGTGGTGGACCGCTTCCGGGGCGTGGCCGCGTGGCCGCAGACCACCGCCTTTCTGGGCGGCGCGCGCCTGAAACTGGGCGGCCTGGGTGTGGCCGGCGGCCAGGGCCGGCCCGGCGAGGTGCTGGCAGTGACGAATGAAGGCCTGACTGTGGCCTGCGGTGAAGGCGCCGTGACGGTCGCCACCGTGCAGCCTGAAGCGCGCAAGGCGCAGCCCGCCGCGCTGTGGGCCCAGGCGGCCGGGGCCGGGCCCGGCACCCGCTTTGACCTCTGGCAACCCCCCGCCCCCTGA
- a CDS encoding thymidylate synthase yields MRQYLDLLQHVLDSGTPKTDRTGTGTLSVFGHQMRFDLREGFPLVTTKKVHLKSVIYELLWFLRGDSNVHWLQQRGVSIWDEWADEEGELGPVYGVQWRSWPTPDGGHIDQIARVVEQIKTNPDSRRLIVSAWNVAQVDQMALPPCHALFQFYVADGRLSCQLYQRSVDCGLGLPFNIASYALLTLMVAQVCGLEPGEFIHTSGDAHIYLNHVEQIRLQLTREPHPLPKMWLNPDVQDLFAFRYEDFRLENYVAHPHIKMAVSI; encoded by the coding sequence ATGCGCCAGTATCTCGACCTGCTGCAACACGTGCTGGACTCTGGCACCCCCAAAACCGACCGCACCGGCACCGGTACCCTCTCCGTGTTCGGCCACCAGATGCGCTTTGACCTTCGAGAAGGCTTTCCACTGGTCACCACAAAGAAGGTGCACCTGAAGAGCGTGATCTACGAACTGCTGTGGTTCCTGCGCGGCGACAGCAACGTGCACTGGCTTCAGCAGCGCGGCGTGAGCATCTGGGACGAGTGGGCGGACGAAGAGGGCGAACTGGGGCCGGTGTACGGGGTGCAATGGAGAAGCTGGCCCACACCGGACGGCGGCCACATTGACCAGATTGCCCGGGTCGTGGAGCAGATCAAAACCAATCCCGACAGCCGCCGCCTGATCGTTTCAGCCTGGAACGTGGCGCAGGTTGACCAGATGGCGCTGCCCCCCTGCCACGCCCTGTTTCAGTTCTATGTGGCGGACGGGCGACTGAGCTGCCAGCTGTATCAGAGATCTGTTGATTGCGGGCTTGGTCTGCCCTTTAACATCGCCTCCTACGCGCTGCTGACCCTGATGGTCGCGCAGGTTTGCGGGCTGGAACCCGGCGAGTTTATCCATACCTCCGGCGACGCGCACATCTATCTCAACCATGTTGAACAGATTCGGCTTCAGCTGACGAGAGAGCCCCACCCACTCCCGAAGATGTGGCTCAATCCAGACGTTCAAGACCTGTTTGCATTTCGCTATGAGGATTTCCGTTTAGAAAACTACGTCGCGCATCCGCATATCAAGATGGCAGTTTCTATTTAG
- a CDS encoding DUF1989 domain-containing protein, which yields MTLSTHRIPPQSGTGFQLRRGDVLVVIDPQGEQVADLMAFAEGNREEWLSSGRTFDYNETIYLTTGHVLYSNRSRPMFTLLRDDVGQHDFLLTPCSTETFELLYPPGTAEGHPSCFSNLVSAFAPYGIAPDQIPTTLNIFMNVRVDERGRVVIAPPLSRAGQRLELRAEMDLVVGLTACSAEGSNNGTFKPIDYQIIRAESEG from the coding sequence ATGACCCTCTCCACCCACCGTATTCCTCCCCAGAGCGGGACCGGCTTTCAGCTGCGTCGCGGCGACGTGCTGGTGGTCATTGACCCGCAGGGCGAGCAGGTGGCCGACCTGATGGCCTTTGCCGAGGGCAACCGCGAGGAATGGCTGTCGTCGGGGCGCACCTTCGACTACAACGAGACGATTTACCTCACCACCGGGCACGTGCTGTACAGCAACCGCAGCCGCCCCATGTTCACCCTGCTGCGCGACGATGTGGGCCAGCACGATTTTCTGCTGACCCCCTGCTCGACCGAAACCTTTGAACTGCTGTACCCGCCCGGCACCGCCGAGGGCCACCCCAGCTGCTTTTCCAATCTGGTCTCGGCGTTCGCGCCCTACGGCATTGCCCCGGACCAGATTCCCACCACCCTGAACATCTTCATGAACGTGCGGGTGGACGAGCGCGGGCGCGTGGTGATCGCCCCGCCCCTGTCGCGCGCCGGGCAGCGCCTGGAACTGCGCGCCGAGATGGACCTTGTGGTGGGCCTGACCGCCTGCTCCGCCGAGGGCAGCAACAACGGCACCTTCAAGCCGATTGACTACCAGATCATTCGTGCAGAAAGCGAAGGCTGA
- a CDS encoding antibiotic biosynthesis monooxygenase family protein yields the protein MSAWVHYAEGQGDAARAALHGLLDALPAQPGFLGAELLLSPGQPALTLVASRWAGEVPPLPVPEGVRAWTFQVLDQRQPQ from the coding sequence ATGAGCGCCTGGGTGCACTACGCCGAGGGTCAGGGCGACGCCGCCCGCGCGGCCCTGCATGGCTTACTGGACGCGCTGCCCGCGCAGCCCGGCTTTCTGGGCGCGGAGCTGCTGCTCAGCCCCGGGCAACCCGCCCTGACCCTGGTGGCCAGCCGCTGGGCCGGCGAGGTGCCGCCGCTGCCGGTCCCTGAAGGCGTGCGCGCCTGGACCTTTCAGGTGCTGGACCAGCGCCAGCCGCAGTAA
- a CDS encoding endonuclease III domain-containing protein has translation MKEQVREAYGEKPLSPRRDPLHELISTILSQRTNWRDEDAAYQELRTLGDWDAIIAAPTEQVAHAIRRSNYPESKAPRIQQTLVAIRDSPGGYNLDFLKDLPVKDALKWLTDLPGVGVKTASLVLLFNYARPVFPVDTHVHRVTTRVGAIPKMGEQAAHKALLKLLPPDPPFLYELHINLLTHGQRVCSWHHPKCGVCVLRARCDAFAVFGGKVPSWKG, from the coding sequence ATGAAAGAGCAGGTGCGGGAAGCCTACGGCGAAAAGCCGCTCTCACCCCGCCGGGACCCCCTGCACGAACTGATCAGCACCATTCTCTCGCAGCGCACGAACTGGCGCGACGAGGACGCCGCCTACCAGGAGCTGCGCACCCTGGGCGACTGGGACGCGATTATCGCCGCGCCCACCGAGCAGGTGGCGCACGCTATTCGCCGCAGCAACTACCCTGAAAGCAAGGCGCCGCGCATTCAGCAGACCCTGGTGGCCATCCGGGACTCGCCGGGCGGGTACAACCTGGATTTTCTGAAGGACTTGCCGGTCAAAGACGCCCTGAAATGGCTGACTGACCTGCCGGGGGTAGGCGTCAAGACAGCCAGTCTGGTCCTGCTGTTTAATTACGCTCGCCCAGTTTTTCCGGTGGACACGCACGTCCACCGCGTGACCACCCGGGTGGGTGCCATTCCCAAGATGGGCGAGCAGGCGGCGCACAAGGCGCTCTTAAAGCTGTTGCCGCCGGACCCGCCCTTTCTGTACGAGTTGCACATCAACCTGCTGACGCATGGGCAGCGGGTGTGCTCGTGGCATCACCCGAAGTGCGGGGTGTGTGTGCTGCGGGCGCGGTGTGATGCGTTTGCGGTGTTTGGGGGGAAGGTGCCGAGTTGGAAGGGGTAA
- a CDS encoding phospholipase A2 — MSDLSAVSHLTAQTTPLRRALGALSLALALAACGGTTPPETAVPASTPAQPTTTAVSAVQPQFIVPEDPSCDPYAIECPQDPGGGGTSYYRYWTLAQVATIDARAAYAVNLTRGSAAALDQERAQHYPAQKALVDQTPTDWTAVQTQATPYAGLNWSQDGCSTTTLTNILTLGMTALYSQTFGPACRLHDFAYRNIARLANEAQVASGQVDRVDHVALRREVDDLFLNNMLDICVGKAWIVRGSCNNWAKTFASAVRSYGGSSWAVWNFTWEE, encoded by the coding sequence ATGTCTGACCTGTCTGCTGTCTCTCACCTGACCGCCCAAACTACACCTCTGCGCCGCGCCCTGGGCGCCCTGAGCCTGGCCCTGGCCCTGGCGGCCTGCGGGGGCACGACGCCCCCAGAGACGGCTGTGCCAGCGTCCACCCCTGCCCAGCCGACCACCACGGCGGTGAGCGCCGTGCAGCCGCAGTTCATCGTGCCCGAAGACCCCAGCTGCGACCCCTACGCCATCGAGTGCCCGCAAGACCCAGGCGGCGGGGGCACCTCGTACTACCGTTACTGGACGCTGGCACAGGTGGCCACCATTGACGCCCGGGCCGCCTACGCCGTGAACCTGACCCGGGGCAGCGCCGCCGCGCTGGACCAGGAGCGCGCCCAGCATTACCCGGCGCAGAAGGCCCTGGTGGACCAGACCCCCACCGACTGGACTGCGGTGCAGACCCAGGCCACGCCGTACGCCGGGCTGAACTGGAGCCAGGACGGCTGCTCCACGACCACACTCACCAACATCCTGACGCTGGGCATGACCGCGCTGTACAGCCAGACCTTCGGGCCGGCGTGTCGCCTGCATGACTTTGCTTACCGCAACATTGCCCGCCTCGCCAACGAGGCGCAGGTGGCGAGCGGCCAGGTTGACCGGGTGGACCATGTGGCACTGCGCCGCGAGGTAGACGATCTGTTCCTGAACAATATGCTGGACATTTGCGTGGGTAAAGCCTGGATCGTGCGCGGTTCATGCAACAACTGGGCCAAAACGTTTGCCTCGGCCGTGCGGTCCTACGGTGGGTCCAGCTGGGCCGTGTGGAACTTTACCTGGGAAGAATAA
- the surE gene encoding 5'/3'-nucleotidase SurE translates to MDELRRIPGRKAVLVANDDGIFSPGIKALGLAMGSFADVVISAPDVEQSAVGHGITIRRPLRFKHTAAAGFGEIPAYRVDGTPADCVVLGTHLTGRPDLVVSGINLGLNLGDDLTHSGTVAAAIEGMTLGLPAIAFSQQATPSGEYDFQASAGYAAQLAQAVLARGLPPRTLLNVNFPHGTPRGVRVTRVGEHRWEDTIVTRHDPEGRDYHWVAGTSRAADAHDETTDYGAIQAGYISVSPVRIDLTARDLLAEVEGYLPGLG, encoded by the coding sequence ATGGATGAACTTCGCCGTATTCCCGGCCGCAAGGCCGTGCTGGTGGCCAATGACGACGGTATTTTCAGCCCCGGGATCAAGGCGCTGGGCTTGGCCATGGGCAGCTTTGCGGATGTGGTGATCAGCGCGCCGGACGTGGAGCAGAGTGCGGTGGGGCACGGCATCACCATCCGGCGCCCGCTGCGGTTCAAGCACACGGCCGCCGCTGGTTTTGGGGAGATTCCGGCCTACCGGGTGGACGGCACCCCAGCCGACTGCGTGGTGCTGGGCACCCACCTCACCGGGCGGCCGGATCTGGTGGTCAGCGGCATCAACCTGGGCCTGAACCTGGGGGACGACCTCACCCACTCCGGCACGGTGGCGGCGGCCATTGAGGGCATGACCCTGGGCCTGCCCGCCATCGCCTTTAGCCAGCAGGCCACCCCGAGCGGCGAGTACGACTTCCAGGCCAGCGCCGGGTACGCCGCGCAGCTGGCCCAGGCGGTGCTGGCGCGCGGCCTGCCGCCCCGCACCCTGCTGAACGTCAATTTCCCGCACGGCACCCCGCGCGGCGTACGGGTAACCCGGGTGGGCGAGCACCGCTGGGAAGACACCATCGTGACGCGTCACGACCCCGAAGGCCGCGATTACCACTGGGTGGCGGGCACCAGCCGCGCGGCCGACGCCCACGATGAAACCACCGACTACGGCGCCATTCAGGCCGGATACATCAGTGTCTCGCCCGTGCGTATTGACCTGACCGCCCGCGACCTGCTGGCCGAGGTGGAAGGCTACCTGCCCGGGTTGGGGTAA
- the fumC gene encoding class II fumarate hydratase, producing the protein MTTYRKESDTMGTLDVDASRYWGAQTERSIHNFPIGRDTFVWGRPVIRALGILKKGAAQANADLGELPRDVADLIVQAADEVIAGKLDDHFPLVVFQTGSGTQSNMNANEVISNRAIEIAGGEMGSKKPVHPNDHVNRGQSSNDTFPTAMHIAVVLELNERLYGAVGKLRDTLAQKAEQHAGLVKVGRTHLQDATPITLGQEIGGWVAQIDYALAEVKHAGEGLLDLAIGGTAVGTGLNAHPEFGDLAARKYSEETGYAFRSAENKFAALSAHDALVQTSAALRTLAGALMKMANDVRWLASGPRNGIGEITIPENEPGSSIMPGKVNPTQSEALTMVATRVFGNDATVAFAGSQGNFQLNVFKPVMVHAVLESIRLIADASLAFNDNCAVGIEPNLEKIEHNLSINLMQVTALNKHIGYDKAAAIAKKAHKEGSSLKDAALALGYVTEDEFAQWVVPLDMTHS; encoded by the coding sequence ATGACGACCTACCGCAAAGAGTCGGACACCATGGGCACGCTAGATGTGGACGCCAGCCGCTACTGGGGCGCGCAGACCGAACGCTCCATTCACAATTTCCCGATTGGCCGCGACACGTTTGTCTGGGGCCGCCCGGTGATCCGGGCCCTGGGCATTTTGAAAAAGGGCGCCGCGCAGGCCAACGCCGATCTGGGTGAACTGCCGCGCGACGTGGCCGACCTGATCGTGCAGGCGGCCGATGAGGTCATTGCTGGCAAGCTGGACGACCACTTTCCCCTGGTGGTGTTCCAGACCGGCAGCGGCACCCAGAGCAACATGAACGCCAACGAGGTGATCTCCAACCGCGCCATCGAGATCGCGGGCGGCGAGATGGGCTCCAAGAAGCCCGTGCACCCCAACGACCACGTGAACCGTGGGCAGAGCAGCAATGACACCTTTCCCACCGCCATGCACATCGCCGTGGTGCTGGAACTGAACGAGCGGCTGTATGGCGCCGTGGGCAAACTGCGCGACACCCTGGCCCAGAAGGCCGAACAGCACGCCGGACTGGTGAAGGTGGGCCGCACCCACCTGCAGGACGCCACACCGATCACCCTGGGCCAGGAAATTGGCGGCTGGGTCGCCCAGATTGACTACGCCCTGGCCGAGGTGAAGCACGCCGGTGAAGGTCTGCTGGACCTCGCCATTGGCGGCACGGCGGTGGGTACCGGCCTGAACGCCCACCCCGAGTTCGGCGATCTGGCGGCCCGCAAGTACAGCGAGGAAACCGGCTACGCCTTCCGCAGCGCCGAGAACAAGTTTGCGGCCCTCTCAGCCCACGACGCGCTGGTGCAGACCAGCGCGGCCCTGCGCACCCTGGCCGGCGCCCTGATGAAAATGGCCAACGACGTGCGCTGGCTGGCCAGCGGGCCCCGCAACGGCATTGGCGAGATCACCATTCCTGAAAACGAGCCCGGCAGCTCGATTATGCCCGGCAAGGTGAACCCCACGCAAAGCGAGGCGCTGACGATGGTGGCCACCCGCGTGTTCGGCAACGATGCCACCGTGGCGTTCGCTGGGTCGCAGGGCAACTTCCAGCTGAACGTGTTCAAGCCCGTGATGGTGCATGCGGTGCTGGAGAGCATTCGCCTGATTGCCGACGCCAGCCTCGCCTTCAACGACAACTGCGCCGTGGGCATCGAACCGAACCTCGAGAAGATCGAGCACAACCTCAGCATCAACCTGATGCAGGTCACGGCCCTGAACAAGCACATTGGCTACGACAAGGCCGCCGCCATTGCCAAGAAGGCGCACAAGGAAGGCAGCAGCCTGAAAGATGCCGCGCTGGCCCTGGGCTACGTGACCGAAGACGAATTTGCCCAGTGGGTCGTGCCGCTGGACATGACGCACAGCTAA
- the gntA gene encoding guanitoxin biosynthesis heme-dependent pre-guanitoxin N-hydroxylase GntA, with the protein MTQYISRRPARLPTIAPSSASSYHLICSGEPQATGGPVTAEVQARHGALREAILAPTFSCVAARASLNTSCYALGCYGALSDEASVQALAQDLARFVLDQDRMDSDFTSMIATFGGEAPTSEEEFEAQLWALLRALHRLDTVPYSPEVSANPQDPRFGFSFGGRAFFIIGLHPRSSRVARTLPFPALVFNAHRQFQALRDSGRFPRMQQTIRARELKLQGSLNPNLANHGEVTEARQYSGRAVEADWAAPFPHEPQAPKGRCPFGHS; encoded by the coding sequence ATGACCCAGTACATTTCCCGGCGCCCGGCGCGCTTGCCCACGATTGCCCCGTCTTCCGCCAGCAGCTATCACCTCATCTGCAGCGGTGAGCCCCAGGCCACGGGCGGCCCCGTCACCGCCGAGGTGCAGGCCCGGCATGGGGCGCTGCGCGAGGCCATCCTGGCCCCCACCTTTTCCTGCGTGGCGGCGCGCGCCTCGCTGAACACCAGTTGCTACGCCCTGGGCTGCTACGGCGCCCTTTCCGACGAGGCCAGTGTTCAGGCGCTGGCCCAGGATCTGGCCCGCTTTGTGCTTGACCAGGACCGCATGGATTCAGACTTCACCAGCATGATCGCCACGTTCGGCGGCGAGGCCCCAACCTCGGAAGAGGAATTCGAAGCCCAGCTGTGGGCCCTGCTGCGCGCCCTGCACCGCCTGGACACCGTGCCCTACAGTCCGGAGGTCAGCGCCAATCCCCAGGACCCGCGCTTCGGATTCTCGTTCGGGGGCCGGGCCTTTTTCATCATTGGCCTGCACCCGCGCAGCAGCCGCGTGGCGCGTACCCTCCCCTTTCCGGCGCTGGTGTTCAACGCCCACCGTCAGTTTCAGGCGCTGCGCGACTCGGGGCGGTTCCCCCGCATGCAGCAGACCATCCGCGCCCGCGAACTGAAGCTGCAGGGCAGCCTGAACCCCAACCTGGCCAACCACGGCGAGGTCACCGAAGCCCGCCAGTATTCCGGCCGCGCGGTCGAGGCGGATTGGGCAGCGCCGTTCCCGCACGAGCCCCAGGCCCCCAAGGGCCGCTGCCCCTTTGGACACAGCTGA
- a CDS encoding NUMOD3 domain-containing DNA-binding protein, whose amino-acid sequence MSGGIYEIRNTVNGKYYVGRAECFRTRFNRHRYELRHGRHHCLYLQRAWTKYGEEAFDFVEVAECDLEAAIQLETERLQSGDERLYNVSRFSSGGDLLSQHPEREQIIARRNGGARRRMASLTLQERVRLYSWAGEQNGMYGRRHTEAARQQMSETTRRTVKRGAEHPSFGLKRSATTRAKLSKIASARLGQKNPFYGKSHSQATKDKLAAGRRGRQPTNVRAVVADGLQYPLVRDAARHLGISSALVIYRIKSPKYAYSYAATAPQGQAEQSAS is encoded by the coding sequence ATGAGTGGTGGAATCTACGAGATTCGAAACACAGTGAACGGCAAGTACTACGTTGGGCGGGCAGAGTGCTTTCGGACGCGTTTCAATCGGCACCGCTACGAACTCCGACATGGACGCCACCACTGTCTCTATCTCCAGCGCGCCTGGACCAAATATGGCGAGGAGGCATTCGACTTTGTCGAGGTGGCCGAATGTGATCTTGAAGCAGCAATTCAACTTGAAACCGAGCGGCTGCAAAGTGGTGACGAGCGGCTGTACAACGTGAGCCGCTTCTCAAGTGGCGGCGATCTGCTCTCGCAGCATCCTGAGCGTGAGCAGATCATTGCCCGCCGAAACGGAGGGGCACGGCGCCGCATGGCCAGCCTCACCCTCCAGGAACGGGTGCGCCTGTATAGCTGGGCCGGAGAACAGAACGGGATGTATGGCCGCCGACATACAGAAGCGGCGCGGCAGCAGATGTCCGAAACCACACGGCGCACGGTCAAGCGCGGCGCGGAGCATCCCAGCTTCGGGCTCAAGCGTTCTGCCACAACGCGAGCGAAGCTCTCCAAGATCGCCTCAGCACGGCTTGGGCAGAAGAACCCTTTCTACGGCAAAAGTCACAGTCAGGCCACCAAGGACAAGCTGGCAGCAGGCCGACGTGGCCGCCAACCAACGAACGTTCGGGCCGTTGTGGCAGACGGCCTCCAGTACCCCTTGGTCAGGGACGCGGCTCGGCACCTGGGTATTTCGTCTGCTCTGGTGATTTACCGCATTAAATCCCCGAAGTACGCCTACTCCTACGCTGCAACCGCCCCGCAGGGCCAGGCAGA
- the def gene encoding peptide deformylase codes for MTDAPSPRVYPLRLYGDPVLRRKAKPLLHTDLLTVPGFSPQTVRQVADTMLETMFEARGVGLAAPQIGLPVRLFVAVEYEDDEEEGTDTPLKSRVLRDYVMLNPVLRVIDKKKDRSYQEGCLSIPGIYEEGVARARAVQVSYTDLDGQPRVIEADDYLARVFQHETDHLDGVLFLDRLPAEVTEDYRKELLALQQKSKAYLSSLAQARRPGADR; via the coding sequence GTGACTGACGCTCCTTCCCCCCGCGTGTACCCGCTGCGCCTGTACGGCGACCCGGTGCTGCGCCGCAAGGCCAAGCCGCTGCTCCACACTGACCTGCTGACGGTGCCCGGCTTCTCGCCCCAGACGGTGCGGCAGGTGGCCGACACCATGCTGGAAACCATGTTCGAGGCCCGGGGCGTGGGGCTGGCCGCGCCGCAGATTGGCCTGCCGGTGCGCCTGTTCGTGGCGGTGGAATACGAGGACGACGAAGAGGAGGGCACCGACACACCCCTGAAATCGCGGGTGCTGCGCGACTACGTGATGCTCAACCCGGTGCTGCGCGTGATCGACAAGAAAAAGGACCGCTCGTACCAGGAAGGCTGCCTGAGCATCCCCGGCATTTACGAAGAGGGCGTGGCCCGCGCCCGCGCCGTGCAGGTGAGCTACACCGATCTGGACGGCCAGCCCCGCGTCATTGAAGCCGACGATTATCTGGCCCGGGTCTTCCAGCACGAAACCGACCACCTGGACGGCGTGCTGTTCCTGGACCGCCTGCCCGCCGAGGTCACCGAGGACTACCGCAAGGAACTGCTGGCCCTGCAGCAGAAGTCCAAGGCGTACTTAAGCAGTCTGGCGCAGGCCCGCCGCCCCGGGGCTGACCGTTGA
- a CDS encoding PadR family transcriptional regulator — protein MDAQQLKGHLDLLLLASLEHGPRYGGQIIADVQAATDGYFSLREGTLYPALHRLEKQGFLRGEFQVLPRGGSPVKVYTLTPAGQQELRAQRERYEQFARAVRGVIGSPA, from the coding sequence ATGGACGCGCAGCAACTCAAAGGCCACCTCGACCTGCTTCTCCTGGCCAGCCTGGAGCATGGCCCCCGCTACGGCGGCCAGATCATCGCCGACGTGCAGGCCGCCACCGACGGCTACTTCTCTCTGCGCGAGGGCACCCTGTACCCGGCGCTGCACCGCCTGGAAAAGCAGGGCTTTCTGCGCGGCGAATTTCAGGTGTTGCCCCGGGGCGGCAGTCCGGTGAAGGTGTACACCCTGACCCCAGCCGGCCAGCAGGAACTGCGTGCCCAGCGCGAGCGCTACGAGCAGTTTGCCCGCGCCGTGCGCGGCGTGATTGGGAGCCCGGCATGA